A window of Candidatus Nitrospira allomarina genomic DNA:
CCAACACCGGGAACCGCTTCAAGAACAGCCGTTTTGAATGTGTCGATCAACGCCTCTTTAGAGGTGGCCGTGGTCCAGTGGTCTTCCGGCTTGAGGACAACAAAGACATCAGATAGTTCAATGCCCATCACGTCCGTGGCCACTTCCGGACTTCCGGTTCTCGTTACTACCTGGACGACTTCAGGAAATTTCCGCAAGGCCCGTTCTACCTCCAAGGCCGTTTGCACTGATTCAGTCATGGAGACGCTGGGGAGGCGCCACACTTGAATGGCCATATCCCCTTCCTCTAATCGAGGAACAAATTCGATCCCTAAGCGCGATCCAATCACCAGACTGAGGGCAAACAGCACGATGCCTGGAGTCACGACCCATGCCGGCCGGTTTAAGGACAGGTTTAACCAGGGTTGATAAAGTCGTCGGGCATGCCGAATGAGCCAGGTTTCTTCATGATTCGGTCTGGCGCGTGCGAACCAATAGGCCAGTACCGGCACGCCTCCTACCGCAAAGAGGAGTGAAGCTGCCAGGGCAAAAATGACGGTCATAGCCATGGGCCGAAACATTTTGCCTTCCAACCCAACCAAGGACAAAATGGGAAGATACACGACGATAATAATGCCGACCGCAAACACAATGGGTCTTAACACTTCCCGTGCCGCACTCTGAATCGTTGCCAGTTTGTCTTCCTTCGACTGGCTGGCGACCTTCCCGAGCTTTCGCAGAATATTATCGATCATGACGACCGATCCATCCACCAGCAGTCCAAAGTCAATCGCCCCCAGGCTCATCAGATTTCCGGAGATGCCGGCGTGATACATGCCGGTAAACGCCACCAGCATGGAAAGAGGTATGGCCAAGGCCACAATAAATCCGGCCCGCACGTCTCCTAGAAATGAAAAGAGAATCGCGATGACCAGCAGACCTCCTTCGAGTAAATTATTTCTGACGGTGTTGATGACTTTGGAAACAAAAAGGGTCCGGTCATAATAGGGTTCAATCAGGACACCCGGCGGAAGCGTCGCTTGAATCTCCTTGATCCGTTCCTTCACTCGTTCGACGACCTGCTGAGCATTGGCGCCTGCCAGCATTTGAACCATCCCGATGACCGTTTCTCCCTCCCCCATCCGCGTGGCCGCGCCTATCCGCAATGCGGCGCCTTCTTTGACTTCTCCAATATCCCTAACGAAAATGGGCACACCACCCGGCCCATGACTCACGACGATTTGTTCTAAATCGGCAAGCGTTGAAGCCAGGGCCTCCCCTTTGATGAGGTAAAGTTCCCGCTCATGTTCTATGTAGCCGCCGCCCGCGAGGGCATTGTTCTGTTCAAGTGCTTCAAACACCGTCTGTAAGGTGAGATTGAATGCCAGGAGCTTGCTGGGGTCGACGACCACTTGAAATTGTTTGGTCTCTCCGCCCCAAATATTGACTTCCACCACGCCTGGAACGGTCCGGATCCGCCTGCCGATATCCCATTCCAGAAGCGTCCTCAAGAACATGGGACTGTGTCCTTCCCCTCTGAGTGTAAATTGGTAGACTTCACCCAGGCCGGTTGAGAGTGGACCCATCACCGGGCGTCCATAGACGGCGGGAATGCGCTCAGTTGCTAACGCCAGGCGCTCGTTGACGAGTTGCCGGACAAAATAGAGATCAAGGTGTTCCTCAAAAATTGCGGTCACTGCTGAGAGTCCATACCGTGAAACCGAACGCACTTCCAACAATCCCGGTATCCCGTTCAGCGCGGTTTCAACAGGAAACGTGATGAATTGTTCCACCTCAATCGGACCGAGCGCGGGGGAACGGGTGAGAATCTGCACCTGGACAGGGGTGAGATCGGGAACCGCATCGATGGTGAGATTGGTCAGCGACCACATTCCGGAGGCGCTGACCAAAAGCAAGGCGACGATGGTAAAAAATCGATATCGAAGTGAGAGTGTGAGAAGACGTTCCATGGAATTATAGGGTTACCATCATTTGACTATTTGCGGGGAATACGAAAGAAGAGAACCTGATTCGTCAGGCATGCCTTGATAGATAACACTCATATTTGTGCGCCCGCTCCACGTTTTCACCCACGGTGATGGTGGTTAATGTTCATGAGCGGAGGGTTTCATGATGGCGTTTTTCAGGTCGAAGACACCTTCGGTGACCACGTGTTCTCCCAATTTTATGCCCCGTTTGATTTCCACAAGTCCCCCGCCTTCCTGGCCGGTTTCGACAAAGACAAAATCGTATCCGTCGCCTCGTTGAACGAACACGCCGCGCACGCCCTCTACCATCGTCAAGGCCGATAGAGGAATGGATAAGACGGGCTGTTGTTGATCGATCAACCGCACGTCCACATATTCATTGGGCTTAAGCCGGCCATTAGAATTCTCAACGTCGAACCGCACGCGAATGGTGCGGGTAGTGGCATCTGCGACCGGAGCAATATAGGTGAGCCGGGCCGTGATGGGCTCTCCACCACGGGGAAGGACCTCGCCTTGATCGCCTTCCTTGAAACGACGGGCATGTTCGATTGGCAGATTGGCAAACACCCACACCTGACTGGTATCCACAATTTCAAAGAACTCGTCTCCTGCCGCTACGCCCTGACCCAGGACGATTTTTTGATTCACGACGGTTCCACTAAGAGGGGCCCGGAGCAAATATTTGTGGCCCTCCAAATGGCTCCCATGCTCCATTTGTTGGAGTTCCTGTGGGCTGAGCCCCATGTTCAGGAGCTTTTCCCGGACGTGTTGATAGACGGCCTGGGCTTCAATCTGCTGTCCACGGTCTTCCAGAAACCGACGTTGAGAAATAATGTTTTCAGCCAGGAGTTGTTTGGTTCGCTTAAAGTTGCTGGAGGCCACATCCAATTTGGATTTGGCCACCAGGTATTCCTGGACTAATTCATCCAAGCGCATGCTTTCAACCGCCGCGAGCGGCTGATCTTTTTTCACCCGATCCCCTAATTGCACCATAACCTTATCCACTTGCCCGGGGATGCGAGAGGAAACTTTTGCCACGTGGGAGAGATCAAGGGCGACATGTCCCGGAGCCGAAACCGAATGCGGGGTCGGGCGTTCTTTAACTTCTTCAATTCGGATGCGTTGCCGCGCTTGTTCAGGGACATGGTCCGCGTGAAGGGGTTGTCCAGGAGAAAGAGAGAGATCGGGGGAGGAAGCCGTTGCGTCTGTGTCCGGTAGGCTGTCAGTTGGTGGCTGGGTGTCGGAACATCCCATCGTGAACAGCCCGATAAGACAAAAAACAAGAAGACAACTCCCGTGTCTGTTATTCAGATTCTTCATGGATGATCCATGTGGACAAAAGATCTCCTACGACAAAATACTACCATGGTGCTCATGTCGGTCCTGGTTCCTCCCAGGTTGGGAGTGTCATTGTGAATGTGGTGCCGTGTCCTACTTGACTCTGTGCATGAATAGTTCCTCCGTGGGCTTCGATAATCTCCTTGACGATCGCCAACCCCAGGCCTGTTCCTCCTGATTGGCGATCCCGTGCCTGGTCGATTCGATAGAATCGCCCAAAAAGGTGAGGAAGATGTTGGGAATCAATTCCCGGCCCGGTGTCCTCCACAGATAACCGGATGGATCTATCCTGAGACCAGACTCGGACGGTGATGGTTCCATCTGGAGGTGTATGCCGGAGCGCATTATCCAGGAGATTGATCAGGGCTTGTTTGAGCTGTGAAGCATCTCCCATGAGAGGAGGGACAGGCGCAAACTCGGTCTGCAGATGGATACCCCCTTCATGAGCTAACACCGACAACTCGGTCACGATTTCTTTAACAAGAGGCGGGAGGTCAAGGGTTTGCAATACGAGTGGGGGGCGGTCGCCGGCGAATTGTGCCAGGGTGAGGAGGGATTTGGTCATGGTGCTGAGTCGGTCGACTTCAGCCAGGTTGGAGAGAATGGTCTCCCGGTATTCCTCTGCCGACCGAGCCCGTTGCAAGCTGACCTCAAAATTGCCTTTCATCGCCGTTAACGGGGTTTTCAGTTCATGGGCCGCATCGGCCACGAAGCGACGTTGTCCTTCGAAGACCTGCTGCAAGCGGTCCAACATGCCGTTAAAGGTGTGGGCCAGGCGTTGAAATTCGGCGTAGGGCGAGCTGAGTGTGAGGCGTGTGGAAAGCGTCTGCCCGGATACGGCTTCTGCTGTCTGACTTAAAGCGTTGACGGGAGCCAGGGCTTCATCGGCCAATCGTCCGCTTCCCCATAAGGCAAACAGAAGGGAAATCGCGAAGGTGCCACAGAGTAGCCAGGCCAACCACTGAAGGGTTTCCTGAACAAATTGCAAGGATTTTTCCGTTTGTAAAATGAACCGTCCATGGTCTTCAATGACGAGCGGAATAGAGATTCGGCGAATGGGCGGATGATCCGGTTTGTGAAAGGTTTCAAAAACGGTTTCTCCATTGAGGACCTGCATGATAAGTTGGGATGTCACAGGAAGGCGGTTCTCCGTGCTCTGTCCACGCCAGAGAATTCGGCCGGTAGAATCCAGGATGGCACTGTAGCGGATAGCCTCCTGTAGCTCTTCTTCGTCATCAAATTCTTCCAATTCGTCTTCTTCATGTTGCCGGTGAGGAGACACATGAACATGGTCGGTCGCCAGGTCCACGCGGAGGCTTTCCTCCTGTGCGAGTGCCATCAGTTCTCCATCGATATGGCGGTGTAAAATAGTGGATAGGCCCAGATACAGGATCAGGCTGAAGAGGCCTAGGAGGATCACAATAAAACCCAAGGCCACACGACGTATGCGCGTGCGAAAGGCCTGCATAGTTTAGGCGTCCGGTATTTTTAAGACATAGCCGATCCCTCGTACAGTATGGATCAGCTGTGGAGAAAAATCCCGATCCATTTTGCTGCGCAAGGTTTTAATGTGCACATCCACAATATTAGTGATGGACTCATAGTGAATGTCCCACACGTGTTCGGTAATGGCTGTTCGGGTTAATACCCGTCCCACATTTCTCATGAGATATTCCAAAAGTGAATATTCCTTGTTGGTCAGGATGATGGTTTGGCCTGCCCGTGAAACACGGTGGGTCACCGGATCAAGCTCCAGGTCCGCAATCGTGAGGCGAGGTGTGGGGAGGCCACTGCCACGACGGAGAAGCGCTCTGAGACGTGCCAATAATTCGGCAAAGGCAAACGGTTTCGTCAAATAATCATCTGCGCCGGTATCCAGGCCGGTCACTCGATCTTCAATGGCCTCCCGTGCGGTCAAGAGAAGGATCGGGGTCGCGTGGCGCTTCGCTCGAAGCCGGCGGCAGACGTCAATGCCGTTCATTTTAGGGAGCATAATATCCAGAATGATCACGTCATAGTGCGTGGTCTCGGCCATGGCCAATCCCATCTCACCGTCGGTGGCGAGATCCACAGCATATTGCTCCTCCCGCAAGCCTTTCACAATAAACCCGGACACACTTGA
This region includes:
- a CDS encoding efflux RND transporter permease subunit, which encodes MERLLTLSLRYRFFTIVALLLVSASGMWSLTNLTIDAVPDLTPVQVQILTRSPALGPIEVEQFITFPVETALNGIPGLLEVRSVSRYGLSAVTAIFEEHLDLYFVRQLVNERLALATERIPAVYGRPVMGPLSTGLGEVYQFTLRGEGHSPMFLRTLLEWDIGRRIRTVPGVVEVNIWGGETKQFQVVVDPSKLLAFNLTLQTVFEALEQNNALAGGGYIEHERELYLIKGEALASTLADLEQIVVSHGPGGVPIFVRDIGEVKEGAALRIGAATRMGEGETVIGMVQMLAGANAQQVVERVKERIKEIQATLPPGVLIEPYYDRTLFVSKVINTVRNNLLEGGLLVIAILFSFLGDVRAGFIVALAIPLSMLVAFTGMYHAGISGNLMSLGAIDFGLLVDGSVVMIDNILRKLGKVASQSKEDKLATIQSAAREVLRPIVFAVGIIIVVYLPILSLVGLEGKMFRPMAMTVIFALAASLLFAVGGVPVLAYWFARARPNHEETWLIRHARRLYQPWLNLSLNRPAWVVTPGIVLFALSLVIGSRLGIEFVPRLEEGDMAIQVWRLPSVSMTESVQTALEVERALRKFPEVVQVVTRTGSPEVATDVMGIELSDVFVVLKPEDHWTTATSKEALIDTFKTAVLEAVPGVGLSFTQPIEMRFNELIAGTRSDLAIKIFGEDLEVLRHQGDLVARALEQVPGAADVKAEQVTGVPRIRVIVDRDQIGRYGLNAKNVLNIIETARVGQTVGTVFQGQRRFDLIVRLSDNASAGPVALGNLLIPTPHGELVPLSRVATIKVDEGPAQVSRQDIQRRLVVEANIRGRDLGSFVTEAQQMIRDRVALPPGYYLEWGGQFKHLEEASRRLAVVVPITLLLIIAILSVIFGTIRPAFLIFLNVPLALSGGIFALWIRGLPLSISAVIGCVALFGIAVLNGVVLVSRIQRLETEGLPTRDAVAQGAMDRLRPVLMTALVASLGFLPMAVDTSMGAEVQRPLATVVIGGLITSTALTLFIIPALYGTVCRSNQQPAIPNQSHTSTIST
- a CDS encoding sensor histidine kinase codes for the protein MQAFRTRIRRVALGFIVILLGLFSLILYLGLSTILHRHIDGELMALAQEESLRVDLATDHVHVSPHRQHEEDELEEFDDEEELQEAIRYSAILDSTGRILWRGQSTENRLPVTSQLIMQVLNGETVFETFHKPDHPPIRRISIPLVIEDHGRFILQTEKSLQFVQETLQWLAWLLCGTFAISLLFALWGSGRLADEALAPVNALSQTAEAVSGQTLSTRLTLSSPYAEFQRLAHTFNGMLDRLQQVFEGQRRFVADAAHELKTPLTAMKGNFEVSLQRARSAEEYRETILSNLAEVDRLSTMTKSLLTLAQFAGDRPPLVLQTLDLPPLVKEIVTELSVLAHEGGIHLQTEFAPVPPLMGDASQLKQALINLLDNALRHTPPDGTITVRVWSQDRSIRLSVEDTGPGIDSQHLPHLFGRFYRIDQARDRQSGGTGLGLAIVKEIIEAHGGTIHAQSQVGHGTTFTMTLPTWEEPGPT
- a CDS encoding response regulator transcription factor, with translation MRILLVEDDSSVSGFIVKGLREEQYAVDLATDGEMGLAMAETTHYDVIILDIMLPKMNGIDVCRRLRAKRHATPILLLTAREAIEDRVTGLDTGADDYLTKPFAFAELLARLRALLRRGSGLPTPRLTIADLELDPVTHRVSRAGQTIILTNKEYSLLEYLMRNVGRVLTRTAITEHVWDIHYESITNIVDVHIKTLRSKMDRDFSPQLIHTVRGIGYVLKIPDA
- a CDS encoding efflux RND transporter periplasmic adaptor subunit, which encodes MKNLNNRHGSCLLVFCLIGLFTMGCSDTQPPTDSLPDTDATASSPDLSLSPGQPLHADHVPEQARQRIRIEEVKERPTPHSVSAPGHVALDLSHVAKVSSRIPGQVDKVMVQLGDRVKKDQPLAAVESMRLDELVQEYLVAKSKLDVASSNFKRTKQLLAENIISQRRFLEDRGQQIEAQAVYQHVREKLLNMGLSPQELQQMEHGSHLEGHKYLLRAPLSGTVVNQKIVLGQGVAAGDEFFEIVDTSQVWVFANLPIEHARRFKEGDQGEVLPRGGEPITARLTYIAPVADATTRTIRVRFDVENSNGRLKPNEYVDVRLIDQQQPVLSIPLSALTMVEGVRGVFVQRGDGYDFVFVETGQEGGGLVEIKRGIKLGEHVVTEGVFDLKNAIMKPSAHEH